DNA from Prunus persica cultivar Lovell chromosome G6, Prunus_persica_NCBIv2, whole genome shotgun sequence:
TCTTCAAGAATGCATCAAAGATGTAGTTCTTTTTGACAACCAAAACAACATGCAAGCTTCAATCTTTCCAAAATTGAGACAGAAACAGAAGAAGTTGAAGTCCCATGTCAATAAGTTACAAAAGTTCATTGAAGAAGCTGAACTGGAGCCTAATTTCTGGTTCATCCCTTTCAATGGTTCTTGCTACAGAAAGCTCCTGAGGTCTTTATCAAAGATGGGGGATCTTTCACTTTTTATGTCCAACAAAACAGAATTTCTGTCAGTTGTCTTACAGAGATGTGAAGTTGATTCAGAGGACCTCCAAAAACCCCTGAAGTGCATTAAAAATGACATAGAacttttcaagaaaaaagtTGAGACTTCACTGCAATGCCTCCAAGAGCTGTCTTCCAAGAAGTCTCTTGCAGTACATGACAAGCATGACATTGAGTTGGGTACATCACCAAAAGCAAATGAGTGTAGGTGTTTGGAGACAGAGAAGGATGAGATGGAATgcattttaaattcttttcttcaacATTCCAATGAAGTATCTGACAGAGTTGGTACCAATACTGAAGGCGAGGATCAGAAGCTTAAGAGCCAAGTTATTGTTTGCTTGGCTGGCCTAGGGTTTTGCATCAGTAGTTTACTCAGGGAagtgagagagatggagaaagaGTTTCAAGAACTGGTCAATTTGGAAAACCCTTCAACCCATGTCATAGTATGAATTCTCACATTTTTGTACTAACTTACCTGTAAATAAGCATGTTCTGCATACCCAATATTACACCTCGGATCTCCTACTTATATTAACTATAAATTTGCTTTTGACAATCATACAAAGCAAACATATGAAAGGAtcaatgttcttttttttgtgtgccAAAGTTATGAAGGGGGAGGGGgaaaaactcacacacacacacaggtACTATGGGGACTTGAACCTTGGGAGCACCCCAAAGCCCTGGGCCAATCTAATTAACACTCCATTGGTTGAAAGGATCAAAGTTCATCAAGTTAAACATTGTACACTATTAGCTAGTATATTGTGTTGTAATCTAATTTAAACCCAATAAACTATTTAATGACATATATTAGTTCAAATGCCTTCTTTGGATGAGGATTTAACATTCAAGACCAAAACATAACTTTGATTGGTGGCCTAatctgcccaaaaaaaaaaacaaaaaaaaaaccaatgtgATCCTTATGAGCTGTAAGGTAATGAAGTATACAGATAAGTGAAATTAAAGGTGAgattaaaataggaaaaataatatcaaTTAGCATAATGATTTGCATCAACAGCTTCTGTCGTTTTCACCACTTTGTCCAATTGCAATAATAGTAATCTAATGCAAGAAAGGCCTCCTTGCTAGAActttctgctcataattcaTATAGGCTGGCTTTGATTTCTAGCTAGCAGAGATATCCCAAATTGGTCCATGATGCCATCTGAAATGAAATGGCACGGCTCCAATATGTTTCTGCATGAAATCAAATTACATGATGAATATCGACAAAATAATCTGACCCCACATCACATGTTCTGAGAAACATGACCGAGTAGCCACATTTTCTCATGAGATGTACGTGCAGAGCCTCATCAGCATGTGAAAGGGATGCGTATCCAAATAGACACCCAATAGCATTTTTTTAAACTTCTGATCATATCAGAtaagcttcagaagaagataTTGTTCTCTGTTTGGAAAGCGACACTGCATggctcctttattttattagtttctCAGCTGCCACGGCAGTAAATTCAGAATCTTTCCTTGcactttctcagcaaccaaacagagtcTTGAGTTTAACAGCCTTAATTCTATTAGTTTCTACTGTCCACTAGCTCATTATTATGTTTCTGCTGCTGGCACAAGTAGCCTCCTTTTAGGCCTCTTTTTTTGGAGTCTCTCATCATCACACTTTAGACTTGAAGCTATGGACTCTGCTGCTTCTCATGACCTAGAGAAGCCACTCCTTGTCAATGATTTGCCGGTTCTGAAAAGAAGGAGTCATGCAAGAGATGTTCATATTCTCAGCTGTGCTTTCTTGTTGATCTTTCTTGCTTTTGGTGCAACTCAAAACCTAGAGAGCACTCTCATCACTGTGAGTTgggttttccattttcttcatctcctttgctttgaagaaaccaaaagttggtttctttttaccttttatttttggagtCTTTTGATGGTTTGATTGGAACTTCTAAATTGACATATCAGGAGAAGAACTTGGGTACCACTTCGCTTGGAATTTTGTATCTATCTTTCgcatttttctctttggtgGCATCCTCAGTGGTTCGATCACTGGGTTCAAAGAACTCTTTGATCCTTGGCACCACTGGCTACTGGTTGTTCATAGCTGCACATTTAAAACCAACCTGGTAGAGCTCATTAGACCAAAATAAATCCCAACACAGAAGCAGatgtttcattatttttttcataccaAGACTAATCTTGagcttaaaaaaatttccatgaAGATTTTTATCACAATGCATATGCTTTAGCCTTGAAGTGTTTCCTTGTAGGTGTATAATGGTTCCAGTTTCTCTGTACCTTGGATTTGCCTCTGCAATAATATGGGTTGAGCAGGTACATACAAGTCTTTATAGAATCTCAGTTTTTGTTGTGGCAAAAGCTAGGATTTTATTTCTAACCTTATTGTGGGTGGGTTCATCAGGGGACATATCTAACTGCTGCGGCACGCAGTCATGCCAGAGATAATGGCTTGCATGAAGGAACTATTATTGGCAACTTCAATGGAGAATTTTGGGGAATGTTTGCATGTCGCCAGGTGAATCTGTTTGACCTGTTATTTATGAACTTGTGCTACATTGTTAATCAAAATTTAGCTTTTCATTTTGTCTTATAATCTTTACTGTAAACTTCTGCAGTTTGTTGGAAATCTTTTACCACTTGTCTTGCTCAGAGGTGGAACGGTATGTGCCATCCTTTCGTTTGTTTTGTCCCTTGTAGATTATAACAGTCATCACGCACATACATTACTTGTTTGATTTCGGGTTTAGAATTTGTCATTGTTTGATCTGCAGGAGGGAAATCCAAGCAATACGACGCTATTGTTCACTGTGTTTCTCTGCAGTATGACCTTAGGTACCATACTGATGTGCTTCTTAAATAAAagggatgatgaagaagagaaggacCCCCATAATGCTGAATCTCTCAGCTTATATGCTTCTCTGTCATCTTTGTCAAAGTCAATCGTCGCTCCCATGTTTGATGTCCGGATGCTATTGATCATCCCCCTTATGGCCTATACAGGATTACAACAAGCATTCGTATGGTAATTAATTACTTGACCAATTATCACTGCCTACTTTCTTATAGACAAAACAATATCACTTGCTTTTCCCCTTTCTAATTCACTGCAACAATCATTCTAATTTTAGGGCTGAATTCACCAAGTATATCGTTAGTCCAATGCTCGGTGTGTCAGGTGTGGGTGGTGCAATGGCAGTTTATGGGGCTTTTGATGCAGCAGTAAGTATATATGCAGGAAGAAGTATTCTGATCGATTCATTTGCATTGTATTCACAATGAGCATCTTTTTCCTATTGTATATAAGAATAACTTGCTGTCATAACTAGCCTTAAGAAAAGAAGAGTTTAAGTTTGTACCTTCTTTgtgatttaattttgataattgaaTCTGTTTCTAAAGAAGCAAGAAACATGCTCAACTTTAGGTGTTAAAAGCAAAGTAAAATCCATACAATCCACACGCTTGCTAGACAACATAAATTCTGTTATAGGCAGATTTGTTTGTTATATTTGTGATCTCACATTTTGGTGCCACTTATGTCAGTGTTCACTCATTGCCGGCCGCCTTACCTCCGGTCTCAAGTCCATCACTCTTATCGTTTCTGGCGGAGCTTTTGTTCAGGCTGTCATATTCCTCTGGCTTCTTCTATGTTACAGGTTAATCAACAGTAGTATAGTTTTGCAAGAGTCTGAAATTGCAATTGCAATCTCCAATTTGAAGACCTTGTAACCTCTAATTCCTTATTTTACCTTGTTATGATCATGCAGCCCATCAAGTGGAATACTTGGAACCATAAACCTTCTCATAATGGCAGCTCTATTAGGGATTGGTGATGGAGTTTTCAACACACAGCTCAGTGCTCTGATTGGAATATTCTTCAAGGACGATATGGTATCAATTTCACC
Protein-coding regions in this window:
- the LOC18774970 gene encoding UNC93-like protein 3, with the translated sequence MDSAASHDLEKPLLVNDLPVLKRRSHARDVHILSCAFLLIFLAFGATQNLESTLITEKNLGTTSLGILYLSFAFFSLVASSVVRSLGSKNSLILGTTGYWLFIAAHLKPTWCIMVPVSLYLGFASAIIWVEQGTYLTAAARSHARDNGLHEGTIIGNFNGEFWGMFACRQFVGNLLPLVLLRGGTEGNPSNTTLLFTVFLCSMTLGTILMCFLNKRDDEEEKDPHNAESLSLYASLSSLSKSIVAPMFDVRMLLIIPLMAYTGLQQAFVWAEFTKYIVSPMLGVSGVGGAMAVYGAFDAACSLIAGRLTSGLKSITLIVSGGAFVQAVIFLWLLLCYSPSSGILGTINLLIMAALLGIGDGVFNTQLSALIGIFFKDDMEGAFAQLKVWQCSAVALIFFISPYISLQAMLVLMLSAVCLSYTAFVYLSQQGEKALSLQVQVQVQAQVHDVCT